A single region of the Chryseobacterium culicis genome encodes:
- a CDS encoding TolC family protein, with protein sequence MNRIAVLCLAISSFMAAQQQMSLLECEEAFQKNNLQLLAEQYNINMADADILQAKIWELPQLSGQFNAYNPQDKKFFDVGHSKGAGITQLIYMGGKKKNEIAFAKSNKELAQLQFSQLLVDLRSQLRSAYFNLYYEKLKLENTNRQLGYMNDLLNAYRAQSAKGNVSLKDAVRLQSIVIQLNHDKLEINKNILDFEQNLKVLTGTSEEIEPVMSETEAKDALAAQPFGDEEELKSKALENNADYRYNLKLIDNSKLYAQWQKSMNVPDVTVGAAWDQAGGTFNNEANLTLGIPLPLWKANQGNVVKANYAIQQNQKNADFQKLTLETKVQSAYKTWKAQYDQLLDVKTTDLQNMELVYNGMLNNFRKGNVNLIEFTDFMDSYRETALQIYDMKNEIMQSAEQLNQLIQTKIFY encoded by the coding sequence ATGAACAGAATTGCAGTGCTGTGCCTCGCCATTTCCTCATTCATGGCAGCACAACAGCAGATGTCTCTTTTGGAATGCGAAGAAGCCTTTCAGAAGAACAACCTCCAGCTGCTCGCCGAACAATATAACATCAATATGGCTGATGCGGATATTCTGCAGGCTAAAATCTGGGAATTACCTCAATTAAGCGGGCAGTTTAATGCTTACAACCCTCAGGATAAAAAGTTTTTTGATGTAGGACATTCCAAAGGAGCAGGCATTACTCAATTGATTTATATGGGAGGCAAAAAGAAAAACGAAATTGCTTTTGCCAAATCCAATAAAGAACTTGCCCAGCTTCAGTTTTCACAATTGCTGGTGGATTTAAGATCTCAGCTCCGTTCTGCCTATTTCAACCTTTACTATGAAAAACTGAAACTGGAGAATACCAACAGGCAGCTGGGGTATATGAATGATCTTTTAAATGCCTACCGTGCACAATCAGCAAAAGGAAATGTTTCCCTTAAAGATGCTGTAAGACTACAGAGTATTGTGATCCAGCTGAATCATGATAAACTGGAAATCAATAAAAATATCCTTGATTTTGAACAGAATCTAAAAGTTTTGACAGGAACTTCGGAAGAGATAGAGCCTGTGATGTCTGAAACTGAAGCTAAAGATGCTCTAGCAGCACAGCCTTTTGGTGATGAAGAAGAGCTGAAGAGTAAAGCACTGGAAAATAATGCAGATTACAGGTACAATTTGAAACTTATTGATAACAGTAAGCTGTATGCCCAGTGGCAGAAATCAATGAATGTACCGGATGTTACTGTAGGTGCTGCATGGGATCAGGCAGGGGGAACCTTTAATAATGAAGCGAATCTGACATTGGGAATTCCTTTGCCATTGTGGAAAGCAAATCAGGGTAATGTGGTAAAAGCAAACTATGCCATTCAGCAGAACCAGAAAAATGCAGATTTTCAGAAACTGACTCTTGAAACGAAAGTTCAGTCTGCTTATAAAACATGGAAAGCTCAGTATGATCAGCTTCTGGATGTGAAAACTACGGATCTTCAGAATATGGAACTTGTCTACAACGGAATGCTGAATAATTTCAGAAAAGGAAATGTCAACCTGATTGAATTCACGGACTTTATGGATAGTTACCGAGAAACAGCCCTTCAGATCTATGATATGAAAAATGAAATCATGCAGTCTGCGGAGCAGCTTAATCAACTCATACAAACGAAAATCTTCTATTAA
- a CDS encoding ATP-binding protein, which produces MSLKRKIALTISIAFSLLFGMVMAVIYLSFNDFRRDEFKERFRQRLEFTSHFISKSKDFEEEAPVFFNENSDNILLNEKILIFNEKKELIYSTIKDRNVIWDSAMLKELDKKKIIYTEKTVPEIYAALRNINGENYYILTSAFDTNGKSKLGYLKYLLITAYVMSTMLIGFFSYYFVEKFLRPLEDLNKEISEVTAHKLTTQIPVEQSNDEVSVLAKSFNTMIGRLDDVFQSQKDFTASASHEIRTPITRMAFQLENLIKFEEHSPETLSSLKQIQRDVYQLSDLTNSLLLLTKFDKENIQSIYEEVRIDEVIFEAFEAVEKSYPQLKLDFLINEDNSENAFLMIKGIQSLLVIVFINLFKNAAVYSDNTEVNVLITETNDNLSVEVISHGNTIPEEEQAKLFEAFTRGNNAQNIAGSGLGLRIVKRILEYHDADIKYSSPEDYMNKFTLFFKK; this is translated from the coding sequence ATGTCTTTAAAAAGAAAGATAGCTTTAACGATCAGTATCGCCTTTTCATTGCTTTTTGGAATGGTGATGGCGGTCATTTATTTATCTTTTAATGATTTCAGGAGGGATGAGTTTAAAGAAAGATTCAGGCAGAGGCTTGAGTTTACGTCTCATTTCATCTCAAAATCTAAAGACTTTGAAGAGGAAGCTCCCGTTTTTTTCAATGAAAACTCTGACAATATTCTTTTGAATGAAAAGATTTTAATTTTCAACGAAAAAAAAGAATTGATCTACAGTACAATCAAAGACCGGAATGTCATCTGGGACAGTGCAATGCTTAAAGAGCTGGATAAGAAAAAGATTATCTATACAGAAAAGACGGTTCCGGAGATCTATGCAGCGCTCAGAAACATTAATGGAGAAAACTATTATATTCTTACGAGTGCCTTTGATACCAACGGGAAATCTAAGTTGGGCTATCTTAAATATCTTTTGATCACGGCTTATGTGATGAGCACTATGCTTATTGGTTTTTTCAGTTATTATTTTGTAGAAAAGTTTCTACGTCCCCTGGAAGACCTGAATAAAGAAATTTCTGAAGTTACGGCTCACAAACTAACCACACAGATTCCTGTGGAACAATCCAATGATGAAGTAAGTGTTCTTGCAAAATCTTTTAATACGATGATCGGAAGGCTGGATGATGTATTTCAGTCGCAAAAGGATTTTACGGCAAGTGCTTCCCATGAGATCAGAACCCCTATAACAAGAATGGCGTTTCAGCTGGAGAACCTGATTAAATTTGAGGAACATTCCCCGGAAACGCTTTCTTCTCTAAAACAGATTCAGCGGGATGTATACCAGCTGTCGGATCTTACGAACTCACTTTTACTGCTTACGAAATTTGATAAAGAAAATATTCAGAGTATTTATGAGGAAGTAAGGATTGATGAAGTTATTTTCGAAGCTTTTGAAGCGGTAGAGAAAAGTTATCCACAACTTAAGCTGGACTTCCTGATTAATGAAGATAATTCTGAGAATGCTTTTCTGATGATCAAAGGAATTCAATCACTATTGGTGATTGTCTTTATTAATCTCTTTAAAAATGCTGCTGTATATTCGGACAATACTGAAGTAAACGTATTAATAACTGAAACGAATGACAATCTTTCTGTAGAAGTCATTTCCCATGGAAATACAATTCCCGAAGAAGAACAAGCTAAATTGTTTGAAGCTTTTACAAGAGGAAATAATGCTCAGAATATAGCAGGATCCGGACTAGGTCTTAGAATTGTCAAAAGAATCCTGGAATATCACGATGCAGATATTAAGTACTCTTCACCTGAGGATTACATGAATAAGTTTACATTATTTTTTAAAAAATAA
- a CDS encoding response regulator transcription factor yields the protein MNILLLEDDLILSAELCRFLESNNFNCDKIYDGETFLRQIKNNTYDLYLLDINVPKINGLDVCQTIRSFDKNTPIIIISAYGDISDKKDAFTRLADDYLVKPFQFEELLLRINSLLRRKAPSDNSDQDILRIDDLIINKTEQKVYRGGNEITLTLKEFQLLVYLAEAQGRTVSKQQITEHVWEHNFNTNTNTVEVYINFLRKKIDKDFKIKLIHTRSGFGYYLSPL from the coding sequence ATGAATATTCTTTTATTGGAAGATGATCTCATTCTGTCTGCAGAACTTTGCAGATTTTTAGAATCAAATAATTTTAACTGTGATAAGATCTATGACGGAGAGACTTTTCTCCGCCAGATAAAAAACAATACTTACGATTTGTATCTGCTGGATATTAATGTTCCTAAAATAAATGGACTTGATGTGTGCCAAACGATCCGTTCTTTTGATAAAAATACCCCAATCATTATCATTTCGGCCTACGGAGATATCTCTGATAAAAAAGATGCCTTCACCAGGCTGGCTGATGATTATCTTGTAAAGCCTTTCCAGTTTGAAGAACTTCTTTTAAGAATCAATTCACTGCTGAGACGAAAAGCCCCTTCTGATAATTCAGATCAGGATATTCTCAGAATTGATGATCTTATTATCAATAAAACAGAACAGAAAGTGTATCGTGGAGGAAATGAAATCACCCTTACCCTAAAAGAATTTCAGCTGCTGGTTTATCTTGCGGAAGCGCAGGGAAGAACCGTTTCCAAGCAGCAGATCACAGAACATGTATGGGAACATAATTTTAATACCAATACCAACACGGTAGAAGTTTATATCAATTTCCTGAGGAAAAAGATTGATAAAGATTTTAAAATAAAACTCATCCATACCCGTTCAGGTTTCGGATACTACCTAAGCCCATTATAA
- a CDS encoding HPF/RaiA family ribosome-associated protein — protein MKISVQSIGLTPHEPLESHIDKKVSKLDTFYDKIQECKVFLKVENNADKANKTAEIILAVPGDDIVVKKTSASFEESLDLCVDTAKKLLIKKKEMA, from the coding sequence ATGAAGATTTCAGTTCAATCAATTGGTTTAACACCACACGAACCACTAGAGTCACACATCGACAAAAAAGTAAGCAAATTGGATACCTTTTATGACAAAATTCAAGAGTGCAAGGTATTTTTAAAAGTAGAAAATAACGCTGATAAAGCGAATAAAACAGCTGAGATTATTTTGGCGGTTCCAGGAGATGATATCGTAGTAAAGAAGACATCTGCGAGTTTTGAAGAAAGTTTGGACCTTTGTGTTGATACAGCTAAAAAGCTATTAATCAAGAAAAAAGAAATGGCATAG
- a CDS encoding tyrosine-type recombinase/integrase, producing MLEKFLEYLQFEKRYSPHTITSYKKDLEDFSHFFLRTESSDNLAKADKKIIRNFIVELSENNISKRSINRKLSSLRSFYLFLLKIGEIKVSPTEGISSLKFYAEKQIPISKEEMTDLNERIFQQVHDLLEECIMEVLYQTGMRKAELCGLIFENVDLYENELKVIGKGNKERVIPISNELSELLKSYLEIRNPQTEFKSYFFVNKKGKKLNEKFVYVVVNKYLSLITTKEKKSPHILRHSFATHVLDNGAEISKVKKILGHSSLASTQVYTNANIEQLKKVFNQAHPRASKKEEL from the coding sequence ATGCTGGAAAAGTTTTTAGAATACTTACAATTCGAAAAAAGATATTCTCCTCATACGATTACAAGCTACAAAAAAGACCTTGAAGACTTTTCCCATTTCTTTCTCCGAACAGAATCTTCCGACAATTTAGCCAAAGCAGACAAGAAAATTATCAGAAATTTCATTGTTGAACTGAGCGAAAATAATATTTCTAAAAGAAGTATCAATAGAAAACTATCTTCTCTCCGCAGTTTTTATCTTTTTCTTTTAAAAATAGGAGAAATTAAAGTTTCTCCAACAGAAGGAATCTCTTCTCTGAAGTTTTATGCTGAAAAACAGATTCCTATATCTAAAGAGGAAATGACAGATCTTAATGAAAGAATCTTCCAACAGGTGCATGATCTGCTTGAAGAATGCATTATGGAGGTTCTTTATCAGACGGGAATGCGTAAAGCCGAACTTTGTGGCCTGATATTTGAGAATGTTGACTTATATGAAAATGAATTAAAAGTAATAGGAAAGGGGAATAAAGAAAGAGTAATCCCTATTTCCAACGAATTGTCTGAACTCCTTAAAAGTTATCTGGAAATAAGAAATCCACAGACCGAATTTAAATCATATTTTTTCGTCAATAAGAAAGGGAAAAAACTCAACGAAAAATTTGTTTATGTGGTAGTTAATAAGTACCTTAGTCTTATAACAACGAAAGAAAAAAAAAGTCCTCATATCCTCCGGCATAGCTTTGCTACACACGTTTTGGATAATGGGGCGGAGATCTCCAAAGTGAAAAAAATATTAGGGCATTCCAGTCTTGCCAGTACTCAAGTCTATACGAATGCTAATATTGAACAATTGAAAAAAGTGTTTAATCAGGCTCACCCTCGAGCATCAAAAAAAGAAGAATTATGA
- the rpsU gene encoding 30S ribosomal protein S21, producing MLIIPVKDGESIDRALKKYKRKFDKTGTVRQLRSRQAFIKPSVTLRQSKLKAAYKQRALSKEEQA from the coding sequence ATGTTAATAATTCCAGTAAAAGATGGTGAATCCATCGACAGAGCTTTAAAAAAATACAAGAGAAAATTTGATAAAACAGGAACTGTTCGTCAATTAAGATCTAGACAAGCTTTTATCAAGCCTTCTGTAACTTTGAGACAATCTAAGTTAAAAGCTGCTTACAAACAAAGAGCGCTTAGCAAAGAAGAGCAGGCTTAA
- a CDS encoding HlyD family efflux transporter periplasmic adaptor subunit yields MEAKKNISDKLKLHSESVQKILSTSPHWMIRWGNTIVLIVLLLIILMSYFIKYPDYIRAPIIVTSQNRPEKIMAGDTAVSILPKEEERFVGKMVIPMEDALKVTPGQKVLIQFDNYHSQEYGVVEGKAQKITETSDKTGKYYVKVILPKGLKISDNKNFYFDQELKGDAEIITKDVRLIDRFFHKIR; encoded by the coding sequence TTGGAAGCTAAAAAAAATATATCAGACAAGCTAAAACTTCATTCAGAAAGTGTACAAAAGATACTTTCCACATCGCCTCATTGGATGATTCGATGGGGAAATACTATAGTTCTTATTGTTTTACTCCTGATTATATTGATGAGTTATTTTATCAAATATCCGGATTATATCCGGGCGCCTATTATTGTTACCTCGCAAAATCGTCCTGAAAAAATAATGGCAGGAGATACTGCAGTATCTATTTTACCAAAAGAAGAAGAGAGGTTTGTAGGGAAGATGGTTATCCCAATGGAAGATGCTCTTAAGGTTACACCAGGGCAGAAAGTTTTGATACAATTTGATAATTACCACAGTCAAGAGTATGGAGTCGTAGAGGGGAAGGCGCAAAAGATAACTGAGACTTCTGATAAAACTGGAAAGTATTACGTGAAAGTTATTTTACCTAAAGGCTTAAAAATATCTGATAACAAAAACTTTTACTTTGATCAGGAACTGAAGGGAGATGCTGAAATTATAACAAAAGATGTGAGATTAATTGACAGATTTTTTCATAAAATCAGATAG
- a CDS encoding peptidase domain-containing ABC transporter, whose translation MFKTTFPFYRQPDAKDCGPTCLRIIAKYFGKTLSIEQIRLLSETTREGSSLKGISTAAEQIGFKTMAVKISCDMLVDDPPLPCILHWDKNHFVVLYKIEEKNKKYYFHISDPGFGILKYEQAEFLKRWIDEDATEKTEEGVALFLETTPDFFKKHLDKQENKASLKFLSQYLFEYKLLVGQLVIGLLAGSLLSLIFPFLTQSIVDVGIQNRDLNFIYIVLLAQIMLFLGKTGIEITRSWILLHLSTRINISIISEFFIKLMKLPISFFDTRMTGDIMQRINDHHRIEQLLTTSSLNTLFSLVNLIIFSIVLLYYDYRLFIVYLIGAILYVTWITFFLNKREKLDYKRFSQISHEQSKVIELINGMQEIKMHNAEKKKRWDWEGLQAKLFDIRIESLSLEQWQSVGGNFINQMKDILVSFLSAKLVLDGSLTLGMMLSVQYIVGQLNSPLLQLIDFIKQSQDAKISLERLGEIHEKEDEEIADEKYVTEIPKKDIEIKDISFRYVGTKQYVFKNLNLVIPYQKTTAIVGTSGSGKTTLLKLIMKFYEPETGEIKIDNTDLKNISPRFWRGHCGVVMQDGYVFNDSIEENIAVGEENIDQKKLLKAVEIANIKDFIEELPLGYNTRIGNEGIGISGGQKQRLFIARAIYKSPEYIFFDEATSALDANNERIIMRNLEQFFKGRTAIVIAHRLSTVKNADKIIVLDKGCVVEEGNHAELVAKRGEYYRLVKNQLELGS comes from the coding sequence ATGTTTAAAACTACCTTTCCCTTCTACAGGCAGCCTGATGCAAAAGACTGTGGCCCGACTTGTTTGCGAATAATAGCCAAATACTTCGGCAAAACACTCTCCATAGAACAGATACGTCTTCTTTCAGAGACAACCCGGGAAGGAAGCAGCCTAAAGGGAATAAGTACAGCTGCAGAACAGATTGGTTTTAAAACTATGGCAGTTAAAATCAGCTGCGATATGCTGGTTGATGATCCTCCATTACCATGCATTCTCCATTGGGATAAAAATCATTTTGTTGTTTTATATAAAATAGAAGAGAAAAATAAAAAATATTATTTCCATATCTCGGACCCGGGGTTTGGCATTCTTAAATATGAACAAGCGGAATTTCTCAAGCGTTGGATTGATGAAGACGCCACTGAAAAAACCGAGGAAGGGGTTGCTTTATTTTTAGAAACCACGCCTGATTTTTTTAAAAAACATCTCGATAAACAAGAAAATAAAGCCAGTCTTAAGTTTCTGTCTCAATACCTGTTTGAATACAAACTGCTGGTAGGACAATTAGTTATAGGGCTTTTAGCAGGAAGTTTGCTCTCACTTATTTTTCCGTTTCTTACCCAAAGCATTGTAGATGTGGGGATACAAAACCGCGATTTAAACTTTATTTATATCGTTTTGCTTGCGCAGATTATGCTTTTTTTAGGGAAAACAGGGATAGAAATTACCCGCAGTTGGATTCTCCTCCATCTTTCTACACGAATCAATATTTCTATAATTTCCGAATTCTTCATTAAGCTGATGAAGCTGCCTATCAGTTTTTTTGATACAAGGATGACAGGAGATATTATGCAGAGGATTAATGATCACCACAGAATAGAACAGCTTCTCACAACTTCTTCATTAAATACATTGTTCTCATTAGTCAATCTGATAATTTTCAGTATCGTTTTACTGTATTATGATTACAGACTTTTTATCGTGTATCTGATAGGTGCCATCTTATATGTTACCTGGATCACTTTTTTCCTTAATAAAAGAGAAAAGCTAGACTATAAAAGATTTTCCCAGATTTCTCATGAACAAAGCAAAGTAATTGAACTCATCAATGGCATGCAGGAAATAAAAATGCACAATGCCGAAAAGAAAAAGCGTTGGGATTGGGAAGGTTTGCAGGCCAAATTATTCGATATAAGAATTGAGTCTCTTTCATTGGAACAATGGCAATCTGTGGGTGGGAATTTCATCAATCAAATGAAAGATATTTTAGTAAGTTTTTTATCAGCAAAATTAGTTTTGGATGGCAGTCTTACTTTGGGTATGATGCTGTCAGTGCAGTATATTGTAGGACAGTTAAATAGTCCGCTATTGCAGCTAATCGATTTTATTAAGCAAAGTCAGGATGCTAAAATTTCTTTAGAGAGATTAGGGGAAATACATGAAAAAGAAGATGAGGAAATTGCCGACGAGAAATATGTCACAGAAATTCCGAAAAAGGACATTGAAATTAAAGACATATCTTTTAGATATGTTGGTACGAAACAATATGTTTTCAAAAATTTAAATCTGGTTATCCCTTATCAAAAAACAACTGCAATCGTTGGGACTAGTGGGAGCGGGAAAACTACTCTTCTGAAACTGATTATGAAATTTTATGAACCTGAAACAGGAGAAATAAAAATTGATAATACCGATTTGAAAAACATTTCACCAAGATTTTGGCGGGGGCATTGTGGAGTTGTTATGCAAGATGGATATGTTTTTAACGATTCAATTGAAGAAAATATTGCTGTAGGAGAAGAAAATATAGATCAGAAAAAATTGTTGAAAGCAGTAGAGATTGCTAATATTAAAGACTTTATTGAGGAATTGCCTCTCGGCTATAATACTCGCATAGGCAATGAAGGAATAGGAATAAGCGGAGGGCAAAAGCAAAGACTTTTTATTGCAAGAGCTATTTATAAATCTCCTGAATATATTTTCTTTGATGAAGCTACTTCAGCACTGGATGCCAATAATGAAAGGATAATAATGAGAAATCTGGAACAGTTTTTCAAGGGTAGGACAGCCATAGTGATTGCACATCGGCTTTCTACGGTGAAAAATGCGGATAAAATTATTGTTTTGGATAAAGGATGTGTGGTAGAAGAAGGGAATCATGCTGAATTAGTTGCTAAGAGAGGCGAATATTATAGACTTGTAAAAAACCAATTAGAACTTGGAAGCTAA
- a CDS encoding GLPGLI family protein, giving the protein MLNRIFFLLLMSCFFTSAQTHRFIYELQFKIDSTSTDYIKTNMVLDINPKDVKFYEYKFLRMDSINKANQNYRFRTWGFQNIITRERNSFKNKNFENLDDLFVYQTDDSMKWNLSNETKMADKYLLQKATTFFGGRQWTAWFCKEIPYNEGPYKFRGLPGLIFQIYDSKSQFKYNMLQSKSLDMTYDTTGFIEGYAGTKPLEVSEEMVQKKKLERFNEPFKDFMLQFDKQPDAQYFYRGTQITSKDQLKTFEKQAQETMMKENNPIEVNKVIHYSKK; this is encoded by the coding sequence ATGTTAAACCGAATATTTTTTCTTCTCTTGATGAGCTGTTTTTTTACTTCAGCACAAACTCATCGTTTTATTTATGAATTACAATTCAAAATAGACTCAACCTCTACTGATTATATTAAAACCAATATGGTATTGGATATTAATCCTAAGGACGTCAAATTCTATGAATATAAATTTCTTAGGATGGATTCCATCAACAAGGCTAATCAGAACTACCGCTTTCGAACCTGGGGTTTTCAAAATATTATTACGAGGGAACGAAATTCCTTCAAAAACAAAAATTTCGAAAATCTGGATGACTTGTTTGTGTACCAAACAGATGATTCAATGAAGTGGAATTTAAGCAATGAAACCAAAATGGCGGATAAATATCTTCTGCAAAAAGCCACGACATTTTTTGGAGGGAGACAGTGGACGGCATGGTTTTGTAAAGAGATTCCTTATAATGAAGGGCCTTATAAGTTTAGAGGGTTACCAGGATTAATATTTCAAATTTATGATTCAAAAAGTCAGTTCAAATATAACATGCTGCAGTCGAAGTCATTGGATATGACCTATGATACAACAGGTTTTATAGAAGGCTATGCCGGTACTAAACCTTTAGAAGTAAGTGAGGAAATGGTTCAGAAAAAAAAGTTAGAAAGATTTAATGAGCCTTTCAAGGATTTTATGTTACAATTTGATAAGCAGCCAGATGCACAGTATTTTTACAGAGGTACACAAATTACAAGTAAAGACCAGTTGAAAACATTTGAGAAACAAGCGCAAGAAACAATGATGAAAGAAAATAACCCTATTGAAGTTAATAAAGTCATTCATTACTCTAAAAAATAA
- a CDS encoding glycosyltransferase: MKRVVLNFIFKDEEHVIERMLNSNLHLADLIVCVDTGSTDNTVDVIKHWAEINKKQLFIFYRTFDYFDNSRNFALDKLKEVVRTLGWDEKRTYGYWLDCDEVVTDKGFDKNRLTEDSYLCKVHLNGDIFSRLTFFRLDLPFFWYGPVHEYLKCDSKFTCAVIENFEINVYNDGNSWQNNLTEKYLNHANILEKHLQKNDITDAARWLFYLAQSYYFSALFTFNNDDRIGKLNKALKVYRERVAMTADGYSEEIFYSQYIIGRISYLLEKDWDVVLNEYTKADDIDPVRAETTYKIICHYYDDDNYTSAYEYSKKSLKLYHGKNPFPQRLLFVELELYNWKLLYKHLKICVKINHIDEAKITVEELNKLVDESPEWFNSEDLNDIREVNQFLMYF, encoded by the coding sequence ATGAAAAGAGTCGTACTTAATTTTATTTTTAAAGATGAAGAGCATGTTATCGAACGGATGTTGAACAGCAACTTACACTTAGCTGATTTGATAGTGTGTGTCGATACAGGATCCACAGATAATACCGTAGATGTCATTAAGCATTGGGCAGAAATCAATAAAAAACAATTATTTATATTTTATAGAACTTTTGATTATTTTGATAATAGCCGGAATTTTGCTTTAGATAAATTAAAAGAAGTTGTTCGTACACTGGGCTGGGATGAAAAAAGAACGTACGGATATTGGCTGGATTGTGATGAAGTTGTAACAGATAAAGGCTTTGATAAAAATAGGCTGACAGAAGATTCGTATCTGTGTAAAGTACATCTGAATGGGGACATATTTTCAAGATTAACCTTTTTCAGGTTAGATTTACCCTTCTTTTGGTATGGGCCTGTACACGAATATTTAAAGTGTGACTCGAAGTTTACGTGTGCCGTGATTGAAAACTTTGAAATCAACGTTTATAACGATGGTAACTCGTGGCAAAATAATTTAACAGAGAAATACTTAAATCACGCAAATATATTAGAAAAGCATCTGCAAAAAAATGATATAACTGATGCTGCGAGATGGCTTTTTTATCTGGCGCAAAGCTACTATTTTTCAGCTTTATTTACATTTAATAACGACGACCGTATCGGCAAATTAAACAAGGCGTTAAAAGTATATAGAGAAAGGGTTGCAATGACAGCCGATGGATACAGTGAAGAAATATTTTATTCTCAATATATCATAGGACGCATTTCATACTTATTAGAGAAGGATTGGGATGTTGTTCTAAACGAATATACAAAGGCCGATGATATTGATCCGGTAAGAGCTGAGACTACTTACAAAATCATTTGTCATTATTATGACGATGATAATTATACTTCAGCTTATGAATATTCGAAAAAGTCATTAAAGCTATATCATGGTAAAAATCCATTTCCTCAAAGGTTATTATTTGTTGAACTCGAATTATATAATTGGAAATTGTTGTACAAACATCTGAAAATTTGTGTAAAAATAAACCACATAGATGAAGCAAAGATTACTGTTGAAGAACTCAATAAGCTGGTAGATGAAAGTCCGGAATGGTTTAATTCAGAAGACCTTAACGATATCAGAGAAGTCAATCAATTTCTCATGTATTTTTAG
- the gwsS gene encoding grasp-with-spasm system SPASM domain peptide maturase, with the protein MMDYTILKDKFLQLYSVCLMTKGVKRSVIVDTQREEWYHIPNSLHTILLNYNNQKLEKLFGDFKGEEEILMEYLDFLYENDLIFYAESADCFPLLGDYIESPSIIESAIIDFDSTSQNLQHLEEIFSDLELLGCKNCQFRFFHSPSKAEIIKIVTLLGNSRITSLDFIIKYDESYNVDFLIELTKQNLRIKSVFVHSTPFSRIEIINAEYFSYMGNVVFIMQEIKDETHCGQISPEYFTTNFRMFNESLKYNSCLYKKIGVDTNGNIKNCPTLASSFGNIKQNRLTEIVIKESFTDIWNINKNQLSVCKDCEYRNVCSDCRGFLDESQIHNAKPVLCGYDPYNNVWQE; encoded by the coding sequence ATGATGGATTATACAATTTTAAAGGATAAATTTTTACAACTGTATTCAGTGTGCCTTATGACAAAAGGGGTAAAAAGATCCGTGATAGTAGACACTCAAAGAGAAGAATGGTATCATATCCCAAATTCTTTACATACAATTCTTCTCAATTATAATAATCAAAAATTAGAAAAGCTGTTCGGAGATTTCAAAGGGGAAGAAGAGATTTTAATGGAGTACTTGGATTTTTTATATGAAAATGATCTGATATTTTATGCTGAATCAGCTGACTGTTTTCCGCTGTTGGGTGATTATATTGAAAGTCCTTCAATCATTGAAAGTGCTATTATTGATTTTGATAGTACATCACAAAATTTACAGCATCTTGAGGAAATATTTTCTGATCTGGAATTGCTGGGATGTAAAAATTGTCAATTCAGATTTTTTCATTCTCCTTCAAAAGCGGAAATAATTAAAATTGTAACTCTCCTTGGCAACTCAAGGATTACTTCTTTAGATTTTATTATCAAGTATGATGAATCATATAATGTTGATTTTTTAATAGAATTAACCAAGCAAAATTTAAGAATTAAAAGTGTTTTTGTTCACTCCACACCCTTTAGCAGGATAGAAATTATTAACGCTGAATATTTTTCTTACATGGGGAATGTGGTTTTTATTATGCAGGAAATTAAGGATGAGACTCATTGTGGGCAAATCTCTCCGGAATATTTTACCACAAACTTTAGAATGTTTAATGAATCATTAAAATACAATTCGTGCCTGTATAAGAAAATTGGTGTTGATACGAATGGAAATATCAAAAACTGTCCAACATTAGCCTCTTCTTTTGGTAATATAAAACAAAACAGATTAACTGAAATTGTAATTAAAGAATCATTTACTGATATTTGGAATATTAATAAAAATCAACTGAGTGTTTGTAAAGATTGTGAATATAGAAACGTATGCAGCGATTGCAGAGGCTTTTTAGATGAAAGCCAGATTCATAATGCAAAGCCCGTTTTATGTGGTTATGATCCTTACAATAATGTCTGGCAGGAATAA